Part of the Candidatus Eremiobacterota bacterium genome is shown below.
GCTGCTGGCGGCGCGCGCGATGCTGCCGCGCGGCGTCGGCGCGGTCGCGATCGCGTTCGCGGCGATCGGCTCGGCGCTGCTCTTCGCGGCTGGGACGAACGCGCTGGCCTGGTGGGTGATGCCGCTGACGTTCGGTTTCGGGCAGATTGCGATCGGGCTGCTGATCGCGCGCGACGAGGCGCGCAGCCCGCGCGAGGTGCGGGTGTGAACGACGCACCGTTCGCGTTCCCCGGCTTGGAACGCATCTTTCACGAGCGCGGACGGCTCGCCGTGTGCGCTTGCCTGATCGCCAATCCCGACGGGATGCGGTTCACCGACCTGCAGGACGCATGCGGCTTGACCGACGGCAACTTGAACCGCCATCTGCACGCGCTGGCGGAAGTCGGCGTGGTCACCAGCGAGCGCGTGCGCGGCAACGGCCGCCCGACCACGATCGTGCGCATCACCGACGACGGGCGCGCGCGCTTTCTGACCTACGTCGACGAACTGGAAGCGGTCGTGCGCGGCGTGCAGCGGCAGGCCGACTCGCCGGCCGGCCCGCGGCTGGCGACGCAGCCGTGATCGAACGCGCACCCGCCCTCACCGGCGTGCCGCGGCACGTCGCGATCATCATGGACGGCAACCGCCGCTGGGCGCGCGCGCACGGCGTGCCCGCGCTC
Proteins encoded:
- a CDS encoding transcriptional regulator, yielding MRFTDLQDACGLTDGNLNRHLHALAEVGVVTSERVRGNGRPTTIVRITDDGRARFLTYVDELEAVVRGVQRQADSPAGPRLATQP